One part of the Streptomyces ferrugineus genome encodes these proteins:
- a CDS encoding TIGR03086 family metal-binding protein, translating to MNSGELLERSLAYALGSVAEVGPAGLGRDTPCAEWDLGELLDHLDDSLEALYEGLTGGRIELFPRADRACGFRTRACAVLGAWAAGPPPSTLVGERPLDVRVMGAVGAVEIAVHGWDVAQACGRPRPIPVALAAELLSVARCVVAEEDRGVRFAAPVVVPPRARADVRLLGFLGRRDSFPR from the coding sequence GTGAACTCCGGGGAACTGCTGGAACGTTCGCTGGCCTATGCGCTGGGCAGCGTCGCCGAGGTCGGGCCCGCGGGCCTCGGGCGGGACACGCCCTGCGCCGAGTGGGACCTGGGGGAGCTGCTCGATCACCTCGACGACTCGCTGGAGGCGCTGTACGAGGGGCTGACGGGCGGCCGGATCGAGCTGTTCCCGCGTGCCGACCGCGCCTGTGGCTTCCGTACGCGCGCGTGCGCGGTGCTCGGCGCCTGGGCCGCCGGGCCGCCCCCCTCGACGCTGGTGGGGGAGCGGCCGCTGGACGTGCGGGTGATGGGGGCCGTGGGGGCCGTGGAGATCGCCGTGCACGGGTGGGACGTCGCCCAGGCCTGCGGCCGGCCCCGGCCCATCCCGGTCGCGCTCGCGGCCGAGCTGCTGAGCGTCGCCCGGTGCGTGGTCGCGGAGGAGGACCGCGGGGTGCGCTTCGCCGCGCCGGTCGTGGTGCCGCCACGCGCGCGTGCCGACGTGCGGCTGCTGGGCTTCCTGGGCCGCCGCGATTCCTTTCCGCGGTGA